The nucleotide window GGCGGTAGCCGTTGATGTTGAACCGCTCGCCGATGCGGGCGATGTACGGCGCGATAGCGATCTCGGCAGCCGTGTTGATCGTGATCATCGCGTTGATCGCGGCGGTGCCGAGCACCATCGTGGTCTCGGCCCGGCGGAGGCTCGTCGCGACCGATCCAAGGAGGAAGTCCTGCATCGCCTCGAAACCGCCGCCGCGGACGAGGATTTGCGCGCCGGCGACGATCAAGAGTGTGAGGACGATCAGCGGGAAGAAGCCGACCGCACCGCTGTAGATGCTTCCGGCGACGCCCGTCTCCGAGCTCTGGACGAGTTCGATGAACGGGAGGCCGGAGAGCGACTGCGCGATGCCGGAGCCCTGTGGGGCCTGAAAGACGAGCATATCGCTCACGCTCGCCAGCCCGGTGACGACGTTCAGCACCGCCGAGGTGATCAGTCCCCACGAGATCGCCTCGACGATGTGACGGCCGCTGATCGCCGTGCCGATGACGACCGCGACCGAGAGGAGGTGGACGAGACCGAGCGGGTTGCTGTTCTCGGTGAGCAGACCGCCGGCTTGCTGGGCGACGTCGACGCCGTCCATCAGGCTGCCAGCGACGATGTAGGCCGGCAGCGCGATGATCGCCGCGACGGCGGCGTATTTGAACCGTGAGGAGACGACGCCGCCGATGTCCGAATCCTGCGTGACGGCGCTGACGATCGTCGTGTCGCTCACCGGGGCGAGGTTGTCGCCGAAGACCGCCCCCGAGAGGATCGCCGCGAACGTGAGCACCGGGTTCGCCCCGAGCAGCACGCCCGCCGGGAAGAACAGCGTCGTGAACGCGACGACCGTCCCGTAGCCGGTGCCGATACCGGTCGCGAGCAGGCCCGCGAGGATGTAGGCCGCCGCCGGGAACAGCGTCGCACCGATGTCGAGGGCGGTCGCCGCCCAGATGAGGCCGTCGACGAACCCACCGGCTTGGAGGGTGTCGGCGAACATGCCCGCCCAGAGCCAGGCGACGATGGCCGTCGCCGCCACGGGTTGGGTCATCCCCTCGAAGATCGTGTTCGCGTACTGCTTCCAGTCGCCCTTGGCGAAGAACATCCCGATGATGAGGGCGATGAGCATTCCCGCGACCAACCCCTGCGTGTCGCCGATCTGGAGGACACCACTTTGAAAGATCGCCCAGACGACGAAGATCGCGAGCGGGAGCGCGCTCAGCCAGCGCCCGCCATAGAACTCGATGCTGCGTTCGTCGTCGCTGCTGTCGGCCAATCCCTCGTCGTACTCGTCGGTCGGATCGCCGGGGCTCCCCCCGTCAGTACTCATACCTCAGCCACTACACGGAACGACCATTATATAGTTATGGTCGAGATCACTCCGTGCCGTTGAGCGCGATATAAGTCGTGTCGATGACGCGCTCGTCGGCTTCGAGACGCTCGCGCAGCTCGTCGGTGACCGGTTCGTCGAGGTTGTAGACCGACAGCGCCTCGCCGCCGATCGTCTCGCGAGCGTTGAACATGCCCGCGATGTTGACGTCCGCGTCGCCCAGCACGGTTCCGATAAAACCGATCAGACCGGGCTCGTCCTCGTTGCGCGCGACGAGCATGTGGCCCGACGGGATCGCGTCGACGCGGAAGCCGTCGATCCGAACGATGCGCGGGTCCTCGCCGGCGAACAGCGTGCCGCAGACGCCGATCTCCGTGCCGCCGTTCTGGACCGTGACGGTCACGAGCGACTGGAAATCGGCGGCGGTGTGGGTCTTCGATTCGGTCACGTCGATGCCGCGCTCCTCGGCGATGCGCGGGGCGTTGACGGCGTTGACCTGCCATTCGAGCGGCTCGAAGACTCCTTGAAGGGCGCTCGCGGTCACGAGATCGACCTCTTCGCCCGCGATGTCGCCGGCGTAGGTGACTTCGACACCCTCGACGCGCCCGTCGAGCAGCTGCGTGGCGATCTTGCCCGCCGTGGAGGCGATGTCGAGATACGGCTCGACGCGGGGGAACGCGCTCGCGTCCATCGAGGGCGCGTTGAGCGCGTTCATCACCGGCTCGCCGCGGACGGCCGAAAGGACCTGGTCGGCGATGTCGGTGGCGACGTTCTTCTGGGCGGCGTGCGTGCTCGCGCCGAGATGGGGCGTCACGATTACGTCGTCGGCGCGCAGGAGCGGGCTGTCCTCGTCGAGCGGTTCGTCGGCGAAGACGTCAATGGCCGCACCCGCGAGCGTGCCGTCGTCGACGGCGGCCGCGAGCGCGCGTTCGTCGACGACGCCACCGCGCGCGCAGTTGACGAGATAGCCGTCGCCGAGCCGCTCCAACTCTTCCTCGCCGACGAGATCCTCCGTCTCGGGCGTCAGCGGCGTGTGCATCGTCAGGACGTCCGCGCGCGCGAGGCAGTCGTCGAGCTCGACGAGCTCCGCACCGAGGTTCGCGGCACGCTCCTCGGAGATGTAGGGATCGTAGGCGACGAGCTCCATGCCGAGGCTGTCGAGCTTCTTCGCGACCTCCTGGCCGACGCGGCCGAAGCCGACGATGCCGAGCGTCGCGCCGTCGAGTTCCGTCCCCAGATAGTCGCCCTTGGCCCACTCGCCGGCCTTGAGACGGGCGTGGGCTTGCGGGATCGAGCGCGCGGCGGCGAACGTCATCGCGACGGTGTGCTCGGCGGCCGCGCGGACGTTGCCCTCGGGGGCGTTGGCGACGATGACGCCCCGCTCGGTGGCGGCGTCGATGTCGATGTTGTCGACGCCGATGCCCGCCCGGCCGACGATCGCGAGATCGGGGGCGGCATCGAGCAGCTCGGCCGTGACCTCAGTGCCCGAGCGGACGACGAGCGCGCTCGCGTCGGCGATCGCTTCGAAAAGAGCGTCACCTTCGGCGTCGTAGGCCGTTTCGACGGTATGGCCAGCCTCGCGCAGGCGTGTGAGGCCCGGCTCGGCGATGGGGTCCGTGACGAGTACCTTCATGTCGAATCCTCCGACGCGGGAGGGTTAACCCTTTCTTCACTGGCACGTCTCGCCGGCCGATCGGGCGGCACGGATGCGAACGTTTTGAACCCGGCGGGCCGATGGGCGAGTATGAAACTGGTCGCGTTCGACTTCGACGGCACTCTCTCGGACTCGGAGATGAGCGTGCTGCTCGGCGAACAGTACGGCGTCGCCGAGGAGATGGCGACCATCACCGAGCGGGCGATGAACGACGAGATCGAGTACGCCGAGAGCCTGCGCGAGCGCGTCTCGTTGCTGGAGGGCCTCCCGGTCGAGGGCGTCGAGGCGGGCGTCGAGAACGTCGTGCTGCGCTCCGGGGCGAGCGATCTGATCCAGGAACTGAACGACGCCGGCGTCGTGACCGCGATCGTCACGGGCGGGTTCGGCCGCGGCGTCGAGAGCGTGCTCGCACGGTTCGAAACCCCCGTCGACGCCATCGTCGCCAACCAGCTCGAGTTCGAGGAACGACGCCTCACCGGCGAGGTCTCCGGCCCGCTCGTCGAGGGGACCAAGGACGACGCGCTCCGGGCGGTCGCGAACAACGCCGGCATCGACATCGAGGAGACGATCGCCGTCGGCGACGGCGCGAACGACCTGCCGATGCTCCGGACTGCGGGGTTCGCCGTGGGCTACGAGCCGAAACCCGCGGTCGAACCGCACTGTGACGCCGTAGTCGAATCGATGGAAGAGTTGCAGGAACTGCTCGCCGAACACCTCGACTGACTCAGTCGCCGAACAGGCTGGCGTGGACGGGCGCGAACGACTCGCCCGTGTCGGTAGTGGTGTCGGTCACGGCGCGGCCGGCGGTGCCGTGAGCGAGGAAGTCGGCGATCGGCGGGCCGACGTTCTCCGGTTCGACCAGGAAGGCGTCGTGGCCGTGATCGGAGTCGATAACGTGGTGGGCGACGTCGACGCCCGCCGTGCGGCACGCCTCGGCGAGCGCCTCGGACTGCTCGGTCGTGAAGTGCCAGTCACCGGTGAAGCTCATCACGAGCACCTCGCCGTCGAAGGCCCGGAGCGCGTCCGCATCGGTGGTGTGACCGGCGGCGAGGTCGTAGTCGTCCATCGCGCGCGTGAGATAGAGATAGCTGTTCGCGTCGAAACGATCGACGAACGTGCCGGCGTTGTAGTCGAGATACGACTCGACATCGCGATAGGGGAAAAATCCCGCTGCGGGGTCAACGGGGAAGTCGTCGCGGGCAGCGTCGCGGCCAGCGGCCCGGCGGCCGAACTTCCGCTCCATCGAGTCCTTCGAGAGATACATCAGGTGGCCGAGCTGGCGTGCGAGCGCCAGGCCGTCGTCAGGCTCGGTCCCTCGATAGTAGTCGCCGCCCGCCCAGTTCGCGTCGGTCGTGATCGCGCGGCGGGCGATGCCGTCGAGCGCGACGCACTGGGCGTCGAGGCGGGCGGCCGCAGCCACGGGAACCGCACGCTCGACGCGGTCGGGATAGCGCTTGATCCATTCGAGCACGTTCATTCCGCCGACGCTCCCCCCGACGACCGTCGCGAGCGTCGTGATCCCGAGATCGTCGAGCAGGCGGCGCTGGGCGCGCGTCCAGTCGGCGACCGTGACGGGCGGGAACTCGGTGCCGTAGGGTTCGCCGGTTTCGGGGTTCGTCGAAGCGGGTCCCGACGATCCGTAGCAGGAGCCGGGAACGTTCACACAGACGACGAACTGTTCAGTAGTGTCGATGGCCTTGCCGGGACCGACGATGTCGTCCCACCACGCGCGGGCCTGGCCGTCCGTTTCGGTCGCCCAGTCGCCACCTCTCCCACCGCTGGCGACGTGATGGCTCCCGGTAAGCGCGTGACAGACGAGGACCGCGTTGTCGCCGGTGAACTCGCCGTGAGTCTCGTAGGCGAGTTCGAGCTCCGGGATGGATTCGCCACACTCGAAGGTGAACTCGCCGAGGGAGCGAACGTCGCGCGTCGTCATTCGATCGCCGCCTCCAGATCGGCGACGATGTCCTGGGCGGTTTCGATACCGACCGAGAGCCGCACGAGATCGGGTGTGACGCCCGAGGCGCGCTGGTCGGCCTCCGAGAGTTGGGCATGGGTCGTGCTCGCCGGGTGGATCACGAGGGTCTTCGCGTCGCCGACGTTCGCCAGGAAACTGGCGAGTTCGACGTCCTCGCAGAGGCGCTTGCCCGCCTCGTATCCACCATCGAGGCCGAACGCGATCATGCCGCCGAACCCGCCGTCGAGATACTCGCGGGCGTTCGCGTGTGTTTCGTGCTCTTCGAGTCCCGGATAGGCGACCCACGCGACCGAGTCGTTGTCGTCGAGATACTCGGCCACCTGAAGTGCGTTCTCGGCGTGGCGCTCCATCCTGAGATGGAGGGTTTCGAGCCCCTGGAGGGTGAGCCAGGCGTCGAACGGCGACTGGCTCGCGCCGAGGCTGCGGAGGCCGCGCTGGCGGGCGGCGGCAGTGAACGCGCGCTCGCCGAACTGCTCGGCGAAGTTCAGCCCGTGGAAAGCGGGGTTCGCGCCGCCGATCTCGGGGTATTTCTCGGGATGGTCGGCCCAGGGGAACGAGCCGCCGTCGACGAGCGCGCCGCCGATCGTCGTGCCCGCGCCGTGGAGCCACTTCGTCGTCGACTCCCAGACGAGATCCGCGCCATGATCGAGCGGGCGACAGAGTGCGGGTGTGGCGAACGTGTTGTCCACCAGCAAGGGCACACCGTGATCGTGGGCCACGTCGGCAACTTCCCCGATCTCCGGCGTGACGAGCGAGGGGTTACCGATCGTCTCGCAATGGACGTACGCCGTGTTCTCGTCGATCGCGTCGGCGTAGGCTGCGGGATCGAGCGTGTCGACGAACCGCGCCTTGATGCCGCGCCGGGCGGCGGTATCGCTGAGGTAGGTGTGCGTACCGCCGTAGATGGAGGCGGCGCTCACCACGTTGTCGCCGGTCCCGGCGAGGACGAGCGTCGCGGCGTCGAGGGCGGCCATTCCCGATGCAGTACAGAGCGCATCGGTGCCGTTTTCGAGATCCGCCAGGCGATTTTCGAGGGTTCGGACCGTAGGGTTCGAGATCCGTGAATAAACATCGCCCTCGGCGTCGAGCGCGTAGAGATCCGCGGCGCGATCGGCGTCCTCGAAGGCGTAGGAGGTCGTCTGATAGAGCGGCGGTGCACGGGCACCGGTCGCCGCGTCCGCCGTCTGGCCGGCGTGGACGCAGCGCGTACCGAACCCGCGCCCTGCTGCGTCGGTCATGTATGTGGTGCATATATCGCGTCCCATCTATAACCACGAGTTACGGCAAATGTCGCCGTCGGCGATGGCGGTCGATCGAGCACCGCTGCATCTGCTGGGAACAGTCATATCCGTCGGCCGCGATAGGCTTCGGTAATGGACGACGATACCCCCGAAGAAGCGATCGAGCGCGGCATGGAAGCGTACTACGCGGGCGATGCCATCACGGAGCTGATCGAGGGCATCGACCTCGACGCGCTCGCCGATGGCGCGGCGCTCGACGACGCCGTCGAGTACGAGCGCCTCGGGAAGGTCCTCGGCGCACTCGTCGGACGGCTGGCCGCCAAGGGCGCGAGCAGCAGCGGGCTGCTCGGCCGCGTCGTGAAGGAATCGGCCGGCAGCGAGGTCGGCGGTCGCGTCGGCGAGGCGGCCGCGGTGGCGCTCGTCGAGAACGTCGACATCGACGCGCTCGCCGAACAGGTCAGGACGATCGGCGACAGCGAACGACTGGGAGAGGGGCTCGGCGACGCAGTCCGGGGAACGGAGATGGCGTTCGGACCGACGGACGAGACGGACGCCGACTGGACCGAGATCGACGTCGAGGACGCGGACGAAGAATAGAACCCGATTCAGAGTTCGGTGCGCGCGGCATCGCGGCCCGCCGCGGGATCGGCGTCGTAGCCGACGTCGACGAGCGCTTCGCCGACCGTCTCGACACCGCGGAGTACCTGCTCGTCGGCGAGCTGGCCCATATTGCTCACCCGGAAGATCTCCCCGTCGAGATGGGCCTGACCGCCGCTGACCGAGACGTTGCGCTCGGCGACGGCGTCGAAGAACTCCTTAGGATTTTCGCGCACGGATTCGGGCAGCGCGATCGCCGTGACGGTGTTCGAGCGCTCGCTAGCGTCGTCGAGCGTTGGGAAGCCGTCGAGACCCATCGCAGCGAAGCCGGCGCGGAAGGCGGCAGCCTGCCGGCGGTGGCGGCCGATGCGGGTGTCCATTCCCTCAGCTTCGATTTGCTCGACGGCGACCGCGAGCGCGCGGAACAGCGGGACGGCGCTCGTGAACGGCGTCTGGTGGTCGGCGGCCTTGCGGAGATGCCACTCCAGGTCGGCGTAGAAGGGTGCGCGCTCGCCATCCAGGTGTTCGACCGCGCGGTCGGTCACGTACAGCGCGCTGATCCCCGGTGGCGCGGCGAGCGCCTTCTGCGAGTCCGTGATGGCGATGTCGACGTTCCAGTCGTCGATCCGGAAGACGTCGCCGCCGATCGAGGTGACGCCGTCGACGACGAACCGGGCGTCGTTTTCCCCTGCTATCTCGCCGACCTCGGCGACGGGGTTCAGGATACCGGTGCTGGTCTCGTTGTGGACCATCGTCACGAGGTCGGTGTCGTCGGTGACGTGCTCGGCGACCGTCTCGAGATCGAACGCCTCGCCCCACGTGACCTCGACCGGGGTCACGCGGGCGTAGCGCTCGGCAATGCGCTCGAACCGCCGGCCGAACTTCCCGTTGACGAGCGCGACGACCTCGCTCTCGGTGTCCGTGAGGTTGGCGACGGCGGCCTCCATCCCCATCGTCGCCGTCCCGTTGAGAACCAGACCGGTGCCGCCGTCGCTGGTCGCCTCTTCCTGTGGTGTCGAGTGCTCGAAGACGTACTCCAGTCCGTCCTGGGCGCGCTCGTAGACCGCCTCGAACTCTGCCGAGCGGTGCGAGACCATCGGTGCGTCCATCGCCTCGCGGACCGCATCGGTGATCGGCACCGGCCCGGGGTTCAGCAGGAGAAAGTCGTCGCTCATGGCCGTGTATCCGCCTCGGCTCACATAAGCCCCGGCGTTATCGCCGTACTTGCCACGACGGCGGGACACGATGGGCGGAACCGTGTGAGCAGAGAGTGGTTGGCGATCGATTCGGCTGCACCTCACAGCAGAGTAGTAATTGTAATAAAACCTGAAACAGCAACCACTGCCAGAGCCAGCATGACCGTCACGGTCACGCTTAACCATTCCAGTCGCTCGTTTTCGCTCCATTTGCTTTCGAATGTCTCCATTCCACGGAACAGGTTGACTCCGATACCGATGAGCAACCAACCGCCAGCCCCGACAACAAAGAGTGAGCTATCGTGTCCCGTGACATTGGCGAGGATGATTGCCATCGGCAGTTGACTGAGTCCGATAAACACCGTAGCGAGGCCCATGAGCCGGGATTGATTGATCAAGAAACCACGATCCTCATCGAGCATGCCCGCGGATTTTGAATATCGATTTTGTTCCATGTTGAGTGATTGTGATAGCGAATGATCAAACTACCGGCAGGACAGAGACGAACATAGCCACGAGTTGTCGCCCGAACCGCAGAGAGTTGATTCGATGGGCCAGCGGTTTCGCCGAGGCGAACCACCTAAGCGGAGCCCCGGAATAACTGGGGCAATGACCGCCTCGGACGCCGCGGACGCGGACAACCCCTATCTCCGCGATCCGCCGACGGAGTTCGACGATCCCGCAACGCTCGACGAGGAGCAGGCGCGCGAGCAGGCCGAGCAGCTGCGCGAGGCGATCCGTCGACACGACCATCGGTACTACCTCGAAGCCGACCCGGGGATTCCGGATC belongs to Halococcus qingdaonensis and includes:
- a CDS encoding Na+/H+ antiporter NhaC family protein — translated: MSTDGGSPGDPTDEYDEGLADSSDDERSIEFYGGRWLSALPLAIFVVWAIFQSGVLQIGDTQGLVAGMLIALIIGMFFAKGDWKQYANTIFEGMTQPVAATAIVAWLWAGMFADTLQAGGFVDGLIWAATALDIGATLFPAAAYILAGLLATGIGTGYGTVVAFTTLFFPAGVLLGANPVLTFAAILSGAVFGDNLAPVSDTTIVSAVTQDSDIGGVVSSRFKYAAVAAIIALPAYIVAGSLMDGVDVAQQAGGLLTENSNPLGLVHLLSVAVVIGTAISGRHIVEAISWGLITSAVLNVVTGLASVSDMLVFQAPQGSGIAQSLSGLPFIELVQSSETGVAGSIYSGAVGFFPLIVLTLLIVAGAQILVRGGGFEAMQDFLLGSVATSLRRAETTMVLGTAAINAMITINTAAEIAIAPYIARIGERFNINGYRRANILDANTSALGYIFPWGGGLLAGYTAMLGLPEQYSWFTQSMLVNPAEVWPFVFHGWLLFFVFIVAALTGFGLEYTSDRETGEVARV
- the serA gene encoding phosphoglycerate dehydrogenase translates to MKVLVTDPIAEPGLTRLREAGHTVETAYDAEGDALFEAIADASALVVRSGTEVTAELLDAAPDLAIVGRAGIGVDNIDIDAATERGVIVANAPEGNVRAAAEHTVAMTFAAARSIPQAHARLKAGEWAKGDYLGTELDGATLGIVGFGRVGQEVAKKLDSLGMELVAYDPYISEERAANLGAELVELDDCLARADVLTMHTPLTPETEDLVGEEELERLGDGYLVNCARGGVVDERALAAAVDDGTLAGAAIDVFADEPLDEDSPLLRADDVIVTPHLGASTHAAQKNVATDIADQVLSAVRGEPVMNALNAPSMDASAFPRVEPYLDIASTAGKIATQLLDGRVEGVEVTYAGDIAGEEVDLVTASALQGVFEPLEWQVNAVNAPRIAEERGIDVTESKTHTAADFQSLVTVTVQNGGTEIGVCGTLFAGEDPRIVRIDGFRVDAIPSGHMLVARNEDEPGLIGFIGTVLGDADVNIAGMFNARETIGGEALSVYNLDEPVTDELRERLEADERVIDTTYIALNGTE
- the serB gene encoding phosphoserine phosphatase SerB, with protein sequence MKLVAFDFDGTLSDSEMSVLLGEQYGVAEEMATITERAMNDEIEYAESLRERVSLLEGLPVEGVEAGVENVVLRSGASDLIQELNDAGVVTAIVTGGFGRGVESVLARFETPVDAIVANQLEFEERRLTGEVSGPLVEGTKDDALRAVANNAGIDIEETIAVGDGANDLPMLRTAGFAVGYEPKPAVEPHCDAVVESMEELQELLAEHLD
- the metX gene encoding homoserine O-acetyltransferase MetX, whose amino-acid sequence is MTTRDVRSLGEFTFECGESIPELELAYETHGEFTGDNAVLVCHALTGSHHVASGGRGGDWATETDGQARAWWDDIVGPGKAIDTTEQFVVCVNVPGSCYGSSGPASTNPETGEPYGTEFPPVTVADWTRAQRRLLDDLGITTLATVVGGSVGGMNVLEWIKRYPDRVERAVPVAAAARLDAQCVALDGIARRAITTDANWAGGDYYRGTEPDDGLALARQLGHLMYLSKDSMERKFGRRAAGRDAARDDFPVDPAAGFFPYRDVESYLDYNAGTFVDRFDANSYLYLTRAMDDYDLAAGHTTDADALRAFDGEVLVMSFTGDWHFTTEQSEALAEACRTAGVDVAHHVIDSDHGHDAFLVEPENVGPPIADFLAHGTAGRAVTDTTTDTGESFAPVHASLFGD
- a CDS encoding O-acetylhomoserine aminocarboxypropyltransferase/cysteine synthase family protein, whose product is MTDAAGRGFGTRCVHAGQTADAATGARAPPLYQTTSYAFEDADRAADLYALDAEGDVYSRISNPTVRTLENRLADLENGTDALCTASGMAALDAATLVLAGTGDNVVSAASIYGGTHTYLSDTAARRGIKARFVDTLDPAAYADAIDENTAYVHCETIGNPSLVTPEIGEVADVAHDHGVPLLVDNTFATPALCRPLDHGADLVWESTTKWLHGAGTTIGGALVDGGSFPWADHPEKYPEIGGANPAFHGLNFAEQFGERAFTAAARQRGLRSLGASQSPFDAWLTLQGLETLHLRMERHAENALQVAEYLDDNDSVAWVAYPGLEEHETHANAREYLDGGFGGMIAFGLDGGYEAGKRLCEDVELASFLANVGDAKTLVIHPASTTHAQLSEADQRASGVTPDLVRLSVGIETAQDIVADLEAAIE
- a CDS encoding pyridoxal-phosphate-dependent aminotransferase family protein, producing the protein MSDDFLLLNPGPVPITDAVREAMDAPMVSHRSAEFEAVYERAQDGLEYVFEHSTPQEEATSDGGTGLVLNGTATMGMEAAVANLTDTESEVVALVNGKFGRRFERIAERYARVTPVEVTWGEAFDLETVAEHVTDDTDLVTMVHNETSTGILNPVAEVGEIAGENDARFVVDGVTSIGGDVFRIDDWNVDIAITDSQKALAAPPGISALYVTDRAVEHLDGERAPFYADLEWHLRKAADHQTPFTSAVPLFRALAVAVEQIEAEGMDTRIGRHRRQAAAFRAGFAAMGLDGFPTLDDASERSNTVTAIALPESVRENPKEFFDAVAERNVSVSGGQAHLDGEIFRVSNMGQLADEQVLRGVETVGEALVDVGYDADPAAGRDAARTEL